From Vigna unguiculata cultivar IT97K-499-35 chromosome 5, ASM411807v1, whole genome shotgun sequence, the proteins below share one genomic window:
- the LOC114183890 gene encoding trypsin inhibitor B-like, translating to MKSLIAPTASTFFFFSLFLLSIFTSNLPSAAADVVTDRDGKALMNGGTYHILPLFGVRDGGLELAATGNETCPLTVVQSRTSQIFRGLPVRISSPFRIGYINEGLILNLAFASSPSCAPTPPEWTVVKDLPEGQAVKLPGYRSTVRGWFKIEKSSLEYLYKVVFCARTGGTCGEVGISVDDEGMSRLVVTEEEDEGIIVEFMKATSVSV from the coding sequence atgaagagtttaattGCTCCCACTGCTTCcaccttctttttcttttctctcttccttctttcCATCTTCACCTCAAACCTCCCTTCCGCCGCAGCCGACGTCGTCACCGACAGAGACGGCAAAGCACTTATGAACGGCGGCACCTACCACATCCTCCCCCTGTTCGGAGTAAGGGACGGCGGCTTAGAACTGGCGGCCACCGGAAACGAAACGTGTCCTCTCACGGTGGTTCAATCTCGCACATCTCAAATCTTCAGGGGACTTCCAGTGAGAATCTCATCCCCATTTCGAATTGGTTACATCAACGAAGGTCTCATTCTGAACCTGGCTTTCGCTTCTTCGCCCTCCTGTGCCCCCACTCCTCCGGAATGGACCGTTGTGAAGGACCTACCCGAAGGACAAGCGGTGAAACTACCTGGGTACCGCAGCACCGTGCGTGGGTGGTTTAAGATTGAAAAATCTTCCCTTGAGTACTTGTACAAGGTTGTCTTCTGCGCACGTACCGGCGGCACGTGTGGGGAAGTTGGGATTAGTGTTGATGATGAGGGTATGAGTCGTTTGGTTGTTACTGAGGAGGAGGATGAGGGCATCATTGTTGAGTTTATGAAGGCTACTTCGGTTAGTGTTTGA
- the LOC114186142 gene encoding copper transporter 3-like isoform X2, giving the protein MSKMYMSPGGYMPLMPNGTSNTQSSMQSMMQMSFYWGKDATVLFHGWPGTSPLVGGLMQAFVQFFRISFVYMVMLAVMSFNGGIFIAAVVGHTLGFFIAKSRALALVNKEEDKGSSSVRNNV; this is encoded by the exons ATGAGTAAGATGTATATGTCTCCAGGGGGATACATGCCCTTAATGCCTAATGGCACAAGCAACACGCAGAGTAGCATGCAGAGCATGATGCAGATGAGTTTCTACTGGGGCAAAGATGCCACAGTGCTTTTCCATGGTTGGCCTG GGACAAGTCCCCTTGTGGGAGGACTCATGCAAGCTTTTGTTCAGTTTTTTCGCATCAGCTTCGTTTACATGGTGATGCTTGCAGTCATGTCCTTCAATGGAGGAATATTCATAGCTGCTGTGGTCGGCCACACCTTGGGGTTCTTCATCGCCAAGTCTCGTGCTCTTGCTCTCGTCAATAAGGAAGAAGACAAAGGGTCTTCCTCGGTTAGGAACAATGTTTGA
- the LOC114186142 gene encoding copper transporter 6-like isoform X1, whose amino-acid sequence MSKMYMSPGGYMPLMPNGTSNTQSSMQSMMQMSFYWGKDATVLFHGWPGKSVGMYILAIVFVFLLAMAIEVLSNQPLIKPGTSPLVGGLMQAFVQFFRISFVYMVMLAVMSFNGGIFIAAVVGHTLGFFIAKSRALALVNKEEDKGSSSVRNNV is encoded by the coding sequence ATGAGTAAGATGTATATGTCTCCAGGGGGATACATGCCCTTAATGCCTAATGGCACAAGCAACACGCAGAGTAGCATGCAGAGCATGATGCAGATGAGTTTCTACTGGGGCAAAGATGCCACAGTGCTTTTCCATGGTTGGCCTGGTAAGAGTGTTGGCATGTACATCTTAGCCATCGTATTTGTGTTTTTGTTAGCCATGGCTATTGAGGTTTTATCAAACCAACCACTCATTAAACCAGGGACAAGTCCCCTTGTGGGAGGACTCATGCAAGCTTTTGTTCAGTTTTTTCGCATCAGCTTCGTTTACATGGTGATGCTTGCAGTCATGTCCTTCAATGGAGGAATATTCATAGCTGCTGTGGTCGGCCACACCTTGGGGTTCTTCATCGCCAAGTCTCGTGCTCTTGCTCTCGTCAATAAGGAAGAAGACAAAGGGTCTTCCTCGGTTAGGAACAATGTTTGA
- the LOC114185893 gene encoding uncharacterized protein LOC114185893: MNTIIRHRLRLIPTPLLYSFPKSPFLQSSFSFSTTTSDPVSFTLSYLTNTCGFSPEDALKLSKRLRFNTALGFSVISFFRTHGFSAAQIYHVFNKVPDVMLYHPTRRILPKFHFLASKGASPSDTVLIVSKNPRFLHHNFNNRISSTFQLLRTFFPSDHEALAVLIACPNIITDYRIASNVDMLLEAGVTHSGIRHLLHSRPLVLCSNLRTTLEEVKLLGCDPLKLNFVVALEAKWALPKSLWDAKVDALKKWGWSEDEVLVAFRIQPSMMLHSSEKLNAVTGIWVGRLGWDRSVLIAYPSLFFCSLEKRIVPRALVLEHLLSKGLVRKDINLYTPFRMTDEVFLQKYVKRFEQETLRLLELYREGDGTCQHLRV, translated from the coding sequence ATGAACACTATTATTCGCCACCGCCTAAGGCTAATTCCAACACCTCTTCTCTATTCTTTCCCCAAATCCCCTTTTCTGCAatcctctttctccttctcaacAACCACTTCTGATCCCGTCTCCTTCACTCTATCCTACCTCACCAACACCTGTGGCTTCTCACCCGAGGACGCACTAAAACTATCCAAACGGCTTCGTTTCAACACCGCCCTCGGTTTTTCCGTCATCTCCTTCTTCCGAACCCACGGTTTCTCCGCCGCGCAGATCTACCACGTTTTCAATAAAGTCCCCGATGTCATGCTATACCACCCCACCCGAAGGATTCTCCCCAAATTTCACTTCTTAGCCTCCAAAGGCGCTTCTCCCTCCGACACCGTTCTCATAGTCTCTAAGAATCCCCGTTTCCTCCATCACAACTTCAACAACCGCATCTCTTCTACCTTCCAACTGCTCCGAACGTTCTTTCCCTCCGACCACGAAGCCCTCGCTGTTCTCATTGCCTGTCCCAATATCATCACCGACTATCGCATCGCGTCCAACGTTGACATGTTGCTCGAAGCTGGAGTCACGCACTCCGGCATTCGGCACTTGCTCCACTCTCGGCCTTTGGTTCTCTGCTCCAACCTGAGAACAACCTTGGAGGAAGTGAAGCTGTTGGGTTGTGACCCTTTGAAGCTGAATTTCGTTGTGGCCCTCGAGGCCAAATGGGCTCTTCCAAAATCCCTTTGGGATGCCAAAGTCGACGCCTTGAAGAAATGGGGTTGGTCTGAGGATGAGGTTCTGGTTGCGTTTAGGATCCAACCTTCAATGATGCTGCACTCCTCGGAGAAACTTAATGCAGTGACGGGGATTTGGGTTGGTCGGCTTGGATGGGATCGCTCCGTGCTTATTGCGTACCCATCGTTGTTTTTCTGCAGTTTGGAGAAAAGGATTGTTCCGAGGGCTTTGGTTTTGGAGCATCTTCTCTCCAAAGGATTAGTGAGGAAGGATATTAACTTGTACACACCGTTTAGAATGACTGATGAGGTGTTTCTGCAGAAGTATGTGAAACGTTTCGAGCAGGAAACGCTCAGGTTACTAGAGCTATATCGGGAGGGAGACGGAACATGCCAGCATCTGCGTGTTTAG